A genomic window from Pecten maximus chromosome 6, xPecMax1.1, whole genome shotgun sequence includes:
- the LOC117330098 gene encoding uncharacterized protein LOC117330098, with translation MGTRETANSPDNKQDTIETANSPGNEKDTRETASSPGNKQDTMETANSPVNKQDTRETAHSPGNTQDTRETTHSPGNKQDTMETANSPDKENGTRETANSLGNENGTRETTHSPGNKQDTMETANSPDKEMGTRETANSPGNEKGTRETANSPGNEKDTRETANSPDNRKETKS, from the coding sequence ATGGGCACTCGGGAAACAGCCAATTCACCGGACAACAAACAGGACACTATTGAAACAGCAAACTCACCGGGCAACGAAAAGGACACTCGGGAAACAGCAAGCTCACCGGGCAACAAACAGGACACTATGGAAACAGCCAACTCACCGGTCAACAAACAGGACACTCGGGAAACAGCCCACTCACCGGGCAACACACAGGACACTCGGGAAACAACCCACTCACCGGGCAACAAACAGGACACTATGGAAACAGCAAACTCACCGGACAAAGAAAATGGCACTCGGGAAACAGCCAACTCACTGGGCAACGAAAATGGCACTCGGGAAACAACCCACTCACCGGGCAACAAACAGGACACTATGGAAACAGCAAACTCACCGGACAAAGAAATGGGCACTCGGGAAACAGCCAACTCACCGGGCAACGAAAAGGGCACTCGGGAAACAGCCAACTCACCGGGCAACGAAAAGGACACTCGGGAAACAGCCAACTCGCCAGACAACAGAAAGGAAACAAAGTCGTAG